The Microbacterium oleivorans genome contains the following window.
GCGCAACCGCGAGCCCGGAATGACGATCGAGCAGATCGCGAAGGACTTCGGTGTTCACCCGATGACGCTGCAGAAGTGGATGCGTCGCGCGAACATCGACGAGGGTGCCAAGCCCGGTCAGACCCGCACCGAGTCCACGGAGCTGCGGGAGGCGCGTAAGCGGATCCGGTTGCTGGAGCAGGAGAACGAGGTGCTGCGGCGGGCGGCGGCGTATCTGTCGCAGGCGAACCTACCGGGAAAAGGCTCTACCCGCTCGTGACCGAGCTCGCCGCCGACGGGATCCCCGTCGCGGTGACGTGCCGGGTTCTCAAGCTCGCCCGCCAGCCCTACTACCGGTGGCTCGCGGGCCCCATCACCGACGCCGAGGTGATCGAGGCGTATCGCGCCAACGCGTTGTTCGACGCGCACCGTGACGACCCCGAGTTCGGGCACCGGCTGCTCGCCGATGAGGCCCGCGAGGTGGGTGAAGCGATGGCGGATCGCACCGCGTGGCGGATCGCCTCGAGCAACGGCTGGTGGAGCACCTTCGGGAAACGTCGCCGCGGCAAGGGCGGCAAGGTCGGCCCACCCGTGCACGACGACCTCGTCGAGCGGGATTTCACTGCCACCGGTCCGAACCAACTGTGGCTGACCGACATCACCGAGCACCCGACCGGTGAGGGCAAGCTCTATCTCTGCGCGATCAAGGACGTATTTTCCGGAAAGATCGTCGGCTACTCCATCGACTCGAGGATGAAGT
Protein-coding sequences here:
- a CDS encoding IS3 family transposase (programmed frameshift), translating into MPKPYPSEFRNDVVVRVARNREPGMTIEQIAKDFGVHPMTLQKWMRRANIDEGAKPGQTRTESTELREARKRIRLLEQENEVLRRAAAYLSQANLPKRLYPLVTELAADGIPVAVTCRVLKLARQPYYRWLAGPITDAEVIEAYRANALFDAHRDDPEFGHRLLADEAREVGEAMADRTAWRIASSNGWWSTFGKRRRGKGGKVGPPVHDDLVERDFTATGPNQLWLTDITEHPTGEGKLYLCAIKDVFSGKIVGYSIDSRMKSHLAVNALRNAVAMRGNVAGCVIHSDRGSQFRSRKFLREISHHRMVGSMGRVGAAGDNAAMESFFALLQKNVLNRRTWGTREELRIAVVTWIERTYHRRRRQPRLGRLTPVEFEAIMNTPAALAA